The following proteins are co-located in the Pseudarthrobacter siccitolerans genome:
- a CDS encoding VOC family protein: protein MTAQAATQDLLPAELTMGTVMLKVGDMKVMTDYYQRALGLEVVAEQDGGLYLGRLRKPLVHLAPAPGLNLPGRGEAGLFHTALLFENQADLAATIATAAQFESRSFTGSADHLVSEAFYFNDPEGNGIELYWDRPRSNWSWNGTDVVMDSLALPPQRYLEQHLTEESLERQRGTVAGVGHVHLQVGDVQQARDFYVGILGFEKTAGWHGQALFVSAGRYHHHMAMNVWNSRGAGPRKDTLGLGEVLIEVPSGDDVGALADRLKVAGVPAHHTGAELRFEDPWRNNIRVSVR from the coding sequence ATGACTGCACAAGCCGCAACCCAGGATCTCCTTCCTGCCGAACTCACCATGGGCACCGTGATGCTCAAGGTGGGCGACATGAAGGTCATGACCGACTACTACCAGCGTGCCCTTGGGCTTGAGGTTGTTGCCGAACAGGACGGCGGGCTGTACCTCGGCCGGCTCCGGAAGCCATTGGTCCACCTTGCGCCAGCTCCGGGGCTGAACCTTCCGGGCAGGGGAGAAGCGGGCCTCTTCCACACCGCGCTGCTTTTTGAGAACCAGGCCGACCTCGCCGCCACCATCGCCACGGCCGCTCAATTCGAGTCCCGCTCGTTCACTGGCAGCGCCGACCACCTGGTCAGCGAGGCCTTCTACTTCAATGATCCGGAAGGCAATGGCATCGAGCTCTACTGGGACCGTCCGAGGAGTAACTGGTCATGGAACGGTACGGACGTGGTCATGGACAGCCTGGCCCTGCCGCCGCAGCGCTACCTGGAGCAGCACCTCACTGAGGAATCCCTCGAGCGCCAGCGTGGAACCGTGGCGGGAGTGGGCCACGTCCACCTCCAGGTGGGCGACGTCCAGCAGGCCCGCGACTTCTACGTCGGTATCCTCGGCTTCGAAAAGACTGCCGGCTGGCACGGGCAGGCACTCTTTGTTTCGGCGGGCCGCTACCACCACCACATGGCCATGAACGTCTGGAACAGCCGCGGCGCCGGTCCCCGCAAGGATACCTTGGGCCTTGGCGAGGTGCTCATCGAGGTTCCGTCCGGAGACGACGTCGGGGCGCTGGCTGACCGGCTGAAGGTCGCCGGGGTGCCCGCGCACCACACCGGTGCGGAGCTGAGGTTCGAGGATCCCTGGCGCAACAACATCCGGGTCTCTGTCCGTTAA
- a CDS encoding RNA-binding protein: MLADALEHLVRGIVDSPDDVKVSSKNNRRGDTLEVRVHQDDLGRVIGRQGRTARALRTVVAALAGGEPVRVDVVDTDRRR, translated from the coding sequence TTGCTGGCAGACGCGCTGGAGCACCTGGTCCGGGGAATCGTAGACTCCCCGGATGACGTCAAGGTCAGCTCGAAGAACAACCGCCGCGGGGACACCCTCGAGGTGCGGGTTCATCAGGACGACCTCGGACGGGTGATCGGCCGCCAGGGCCGCACGGCACGCGCCTTGCGCACCGTTGTGGCTGCCCTGGCCGGCGGCGAGCCGGTAAGGGTCGACGTCGTCGACACAGACCGCCGCCGCTGA
- the thiC gene encoding phosphomethylpyrimidine synthase ThiC, whose product MSTSNAQLNPAQNPSGAAAGGQDQPPVTQSLKNHSLAFIEDEAAGIRVPVTEIALADSPNGQPNGPFRVYRTAGPGSDPVRGLTPFRSEWIEARGDTETYGGRGRNLLDDGRSAVRRGAASAEWKGARPVPRRAVDGKTVTQMHYARQGVVTPEMRFVALRENCDVELVRSEVAAGRAIIPNNINHPESEPMIIGKAFLVKINANIGNSAVTSSIAEEVDKLQWATQWGADTVMDLSTGDDIHTTREWIIRNSPVPIGTVPIYQALEKVNGEANALTWEIFRDTVIEQCEQGVDYMTIHAGVLLRYVPLTANRVTGIVSRGGSIMAGWCLAHHQENFLYTHFDELCEIFAKYDVAFSLGDGLRPGATADANDAAQFAELDTLAELTQRAWEFDVQVMVEGPGHVPFHLVRENVERQQELCKGAPFYTLGPLVTDVAPGYDHITSAIGATEIARYGTAMLCYVTPKEHLGLPNKDDVKTGVITYKIAAHAADLAKGHPGAHERDDALSKARFEFRWRDQFALSLDPVTAEAFHDETLPAEPAKTAHFCSMCGPKFCSMRISQDIRDEYGSAASQAALADAAAGMRGKSEEFLAAGGKVYLPELSVPAGSQGVRTP is encoded by the coding sequence TTGAGTACATCAAATGCACAGCTTAACCCTGCCCAAAACCCGTCCGGCGCGGCGGCCGGCGGCCAGGACCAGCCTCCTGTCACGCAGTCGCTGAAGAACCATTCCCTGGCGTTTATCGAAGACGAGGCGGCCGGAATCCGCGTGCCGGTCACGGAGATAGCGCTGGCGGATTCACCGAATGGCCAGCCCAACGGGCCGTTTCGCGTCTACCGCACCGCCGGGCCGGGCAGTGATCCCGTCCGCGGCCTCACCCCGTTCCGCTCGGAGTGGATCGAAGCCCGCGGCGACACGGAAACCTACGGCGGCCGCGGGCGGAACCTGCTCGACGACGGCCGCTCGGCTGTCCGCCGCGGGGCGGCCAGCGCGGAGTGGAAGGGGGCGCGGCCGGTGCCCCGCCGCGCCGTCGACGGTAAGACCGTGACGCAGATGCACTACGCACGGCAGGGTGTTGTTACCCCGGAGATGCGGTTTGTGGCGTTGCGGGAAAACTGCGACGTCGAGCTGGTTCGCAGTGAAGTAGCTGCCGGCCGGGCCATCATCCCCAACAACATCAACCACCCCGAGTCCGAGCCGATGATCATCGGCAAGGCATTCCTGGTGAAAATCAATGCGAACATCGGCAACTCGGCGGTCACCAGTTCCATCGCGGAAGAGGTGGACAAGCTGCAGTGGGCCACCCAGTGGGGTGCGGACACCGTGATGGATCTTTCCACCGGTGACGACATCCACACCACGAGAGAGTGGATCATCCGCAACTCTCCTGTTCCGATCGGGACCGTCCCCATCTACCAGGCCCTCGAGAAGGTCAACGGCGAAGCGAACGCACTGACCTGGGAAATTTTCCGCGACACCGTGATTGAGCAGTGCGAACAGGGCGTGGACTACATGACCATCCACGCCGGTGTCCTGCTCCGGTACGTTCCCCTGACGGCCAACCGGGTGACGGGCATCGTGTCCCGCGGCGGTTCCATCATGGCCGGCTGGTGCCTCGCGCATCACCAGGAGAACTTCCTCTACACGCACTTTGACGAGCTCTGCGAAATCTTCGCCAAGTACGACGTCGCGTTTTCCCTGGGTGACGGGCTGCGGCCGGGGGCGACGGCGGACGCCAACGATGCGGCGCAGTTTGCCGAACTGGACACGCTGGCTGAGCTGACGCAGCGCGCGTGGGAATTCGACGTGCAGGTGATGGTGGAGGGCCCCGGCCACGTTCCGTTCCACCTGGTGAGGGAGAACGTGGAACGCCAGCAGGAGTTGTGCAAGGGCGCGCCGTTCTACACACTGGGGCCGCTGGTCACCGACGTGGCGCCAGGCTATGACCACATCACCTCGGCCATCGGTGCCACCGAGATCGCCCGCTACGGTACGGCCATGCTGTGCTACGTCACCCCGAAGGAACACCTGGGCCTGCCCAACAAGGACGATGTCAAGACCGGGGTGATCACCTACAAGATCGCAGCCCACGCAGCGGACCTGGCAAAGGGCCACCCCGGTGCGCACGAACGCGATGACGCGCTGTCCAAGGCACGGTTCGAGTTCCGCTGGCGCGACCAGTTCGCGTTGTCCCTGGACCCGGTGACGGCCGAGGCCTTCCATGACGAAACGCTGCCCGCCGAACCGGCCAAGACAGCCCACTTCTGCTCCATGTGCGGCCCCAAGTTCTGCTCCATGCGGATCAGCCAGGATATCCGGGA
- the trmD gene encoding tRNA (guanosine(37)-N1)-methyltransferase TrmD has translation MRIDVVSIFPEYLAPLELSLIGKARQDGLLDLHVHDLRSFTTDRHRTVDDTPYGGGAGMVMKPEPWAQALSSVAGGRPEGAGKPVLIVPSPAGERFTQALAYELAEQEHLAFACGRYEGIDERVIEWAGEHFTVRPVSLGDYVLNGGEVAVLAMVEAIGRLLPGVVGNPESLVEESHSDGLLEYPVYTKPSVWREREVPAVLLSGNHGKIAQWRRHEQFRRTAERRPDLLEAFDAGKLPRADRTALQDLGYDVVDGRLRRRPAQPDEQQD, from the coding sequence ATGCGGATCGACGTCGTCAGTATCTTCCCCGAGTACCTGGCGCCGCTGGAACTCTCCCTGATCGGCAAGGCCCGCCAGGACGGGCTGCTGGACCTGCACGTCCACGACTTGCGGTCGTTCACAACGGACAGGCACCGGACCGTGGATGACACCCCTTACGGGGGCGGCGCGGGGATGGTCATGAAGCCTGAGCCGTGGGCGCAGGCCCTGTCATCGGTGGCCGGGGGACGCCCCGAAGGTGCGGGCAAGCCGGTCCTGATCGTCCCGTCGCCGGCGGGGGAACGGTTCACCCAGGCCCTCGCCTACGAACTGGCCGAACAGGAGCACCTCGCGTTCGCGTGTGGACGGTACGAGGGCATCGATGAGCGGGTTATCGAATGGGCCGGGGAACATTTCACTGTCCGGCCCGTCAGCCTTGGCGATTACGTCCTGAACGGCGGCGAAGTGGCGGTCCTTGCCATGGTCGAGGCCATCGGCAGGCTCCTGCCCGGCGTGGTGGGCAATCCCGAGTCGCTGGTGGAGGAGTCCCACTCCGACGGGCTGCTGGAGTACCCCGTCTACACCAAACCGTCAGTCTGGCGGGAACGCGAAGTGCCGGCAGTCCTGCTGAGCGGAAACCACGGAAAGATTGCGCAGTGGCGCCGGCATGAACAGTTCCGCCGGACGGCGGAACGCCGCCCGGACCTGCTCGAAGCGTTCGACGCCGGAAAGCTGCCGCGTGCCGACCGCACCGCCCTGCAGGACCTGGGGTACGACGTCGTCGACGGCCGCCTGCGGCGCCGCCCTGCCCAGCCGGACGAGCAGCAGGACTGA
- the rpsP gene encoding 30S ribosomal protein S16: MAVKIRLKRFGKMRAPYYRIVVADSRTKRDGRAIEEIGKYHPTEEPSYIEVNSERAQYWLSVGAQPSEQVAAILKITGDWQKFKGLPGQEGTLKTKAPKEAFVAPEKGSVIIPEAITKKASKSDAAEAPAEAETTEAE; encoded by the coding sequence GTGGCCGTAAAGATTCGCCTTAAGCGCTTTGGCAAAATGCGCGCACCGTACTACCGCATCGTCGTCGCAGACTCACGCACCAAGCGTGACGGCCGCGCCATCGAGGAAATCGGCAAGTACCACCCCACCGAAGAGCCCTCATACATCGAGGTCAACTCAGAGCGTGCCCAGTACTGGCTGTCCGTCGGCGCCCAGCCGTCGGAGCAGGTTGCCGCGATCCTCAAGATCACCGGTGACTGGCAGAAGTTCAAGGGCCTCCCGGGCCAGGAAGGCACCCTGAAGACCAAAGCTCCGAAGGAAGCCTTCGTTGCCCCGGAAAAGGGTTCCGTGATCATCCCGGAAGCCATCACCAAGAAGGCATCCAAGTCTGACGCAGCCGAGGCACCGGCCGAGGCAGAGACCACCGAGGCTGAGTAA
- the rplS gene encoding 50S ribosomal protein L19, which translates to MHILDSVDAASLRTDVPAFRAGDTLKVHVNIIEGKNTRVQVFQGFVLGRQGEGVRETFTVRKVSFGVGVERTFPVHSPIIEKIEVVTKGDVRRAKLYYMRALRGKAAKIKEKRDFSTAK; encoded by the coding sequence ATGCATATTCTCGATTCCGTCGATGCAGCCTCGCTGCGCACCGATGTTCCCGCGTTCCGCGCCGGTGACACCCTCAAGGTTCACGTGAACATCATTGAAGGCAAGAACACCCGTGTCCAGGTATTCCAGGGTTTCGTCCTGGGCCGCCAGGGCGAAGGCGTCCGCGAGACCTTCACCGTCCGCAAGGTGTCCTTCGGTGTCGGCGTGGAGCGTACCTTCCCGGTGCACTCCCCGATCATCGAAAAGATCGAGGTCGTTACCAAGGGTGACGTCCGCCGCGCCAAGCTTTACTACATGCGCGCGCTGCGCGGTAAGGCTGCGAAGATCAAGGAAAAGCGCGACTTCAGCACCGCCAAGTAA
- the rimM gene encoding ribosome maturation factor RimM (Essential for efficient processing of 16S rRNA), translating to MQLQVARIGKPHGIRGEVTVQVLTDAPGDRFVPGTEFVVEPASAGPLTVISARWNKDILLLGFEEIETRNEAETLRGAKLFIETEELDEDDDEGWYEHELVGLEARVGSRVVGKVAALNTMPVQDLLVVTTPGGEEILIPFVEQIVPEVNIEEGFVLLTPPDGLFELNSDQGAGPDPESNA from the coding sequence ATGCAGCTTCAGGTGGCACGAATCGGCAAGCCCCACGGTATCCGGGGGGAAGTAACGGTCCAGGTCCTCACCGACGCCCCTGGGGACCGGTTTGTGCCGGGCACCGAATTTGTAGTGGAACCGGCCTCGGCCGGGCCGCTGACCGTCATCAGCGCCCGCTGGAACAAGGACATCCTCCTGCTCGGCTTCGAGGAAATTGAAACCCGCAACGAAGCGGAAACCCTGCGCGGCGCCAAGCTCTTCATCGAAACCGAAGAATTGGACGAGGACGACGACGAAGGCTGGTACGAGCACGAACTGGTAGGACTGGAGGCACGGGTTGGGTCCCGGGTGGTGGGCAAGGTTGCCGCGCTCAACACCATGCCTGTCCAGGATCTGCTGGTAGTCACCACGCCCGGCGGCGAAGAGATCCTCATTCCCTTCGTTGAGCAGATTGTGCCGGAGGTCAACATCGAGGAAGGGTTCGTCCTCCTCACCCCGCCGGACGGCCTGTTCGAGCTCAACTCGGACCAGGGCGCCGGGCCTGATCCGGAAAGCAACGCCTAA
- a CDS encoding amidohydrolase family protein has translation MAEIIQFDGAVLTGPDTEARGLWSVDGRLTFRRPAGEPDRILDGWVLPGLVDAHCHIGLGPGGAVDEATAEEQSRTDLNAGALLVRDAGSPADTRFLQGSRHAPVLIRAGRHVARTRRYLRGFAEEVEPDGLVEAVRKQARDGDGWVKLVGDWIDRGAGDLAPSFPAAVVRDAVQAVHDEGARITAHCFAEETLDQMLDADIDCIEHATGLLPRHLPRFAEQGVPIVPTLINIATFPDIAAQAEPKFPRYAAHMRALWECRAQRVAEAFEAGVKIYAGTDAGSVIRHGRIGDEILALHHAGLPVTAALDAACWGAREWLGAEALTEGARADVVLCAEDPRQVPETVQRLAHVVLGGRIVR, from the coding sequence ATGGCAGAAATCATCCAGTTCGACGGCGCCGTGCTGACCGGCCCGGACACCGAGGCACGCGGGCTCTGGTCCGTTGACGGCAGGCTTACGTTCCGCCGGCCGGCGGGGGAACCGGACAGGATCCTGGACGGCTGGGTACTGCCGGGGTTGGTTGACGCCCACTGCCATATCGGCCTGGGACCCGGAGGCGCCGTCGACGAAGCGACGGCGGAAGAACAATCAAGAACCGACCTTAACGCGGGCGCGCTGCTGGTCCGGGATGCGGGTTCCCCTGCCGACACCCGCTTCCTCCAGGGCAGCCGCCATGCCCCGGTGCTGATCCGTGCCGGGAGGCATGTCGCCAGGACCCGCCGGTATCTCCGGGGCTTCGCCGAGGAAGTGGAACCCGACGGGCTGGTCGAAGCCGTACGCAAGCAGGCACGCGACGGCGACGGCTGGGTCAAGCTCGTGGGGGACTGGATAGACCGCGGCGCCGGTGACCTGGCGCCGTCGTTTCCCGCCGCCGTCGTCAGGGACGCCGTCCAGGCTGTGCACGACGAAGGCGCCCGGATCACTGCTCACTGCTTTGCCGAAGAAACGCTGGACCAGATGCTGGACGCGGACATCGACTGCATAGAACATGCCACCGGACTGCTCCCGCGGCACCTTCCGCGGTTCGCTGAGCAGGGTGTGCCCATTGTGCCCACGCTCATCAACATCGCCACTTTTCCGGATATCGCGGCGCAGGCGGAGCCCAAGTTCCCGCGCTACGCCGCCCATATGCGCGCACTGTGGGAATGCCGTGCCCAGCGGGTGGCAGAGGCTTTCGAGGCCGGCGTGAAGATCTACGCCGGCACGGACGCGGGCAGCGTCATCCGGCACGGAAGGATCGGAGACGAAATCCTGGCCCTCCACCACGCCGGACTGCCCGTCACCGCCGCGCTGGACGCGGCATGTTGGGGCGCCCGGGAGTGGCTCGGCGCCGAAGCGCTCACCGAAGGTGCCCGGGCCGACGTCGTGCTGTGCGCGGAAGATCCGCGGCAGGTTCCCGAAACGGTGCAAAGGTTGGCCCACGTGGTGCTGGGAGGACGGATCGTTCGCTGA
- the lepB gene encoding signal peptidase I encodes MPENHPWTPEPRRDGAPDSPASAAPEAVSGPEAPSPAAGSRAEARAADEKSGGGQMLAWLKEIATVVVIAVVLSFLIKTFLFRAFFIPSESMVNTLDVDDRIFVNLLVPEPFSLSRGDVVVFRDTKGWLPAAPEKTEGPFTWVQDGLTFVGLLPDNSEQHLVKRVIGLPGDHVVCCDAGGKLTINGTAVDEKYINSAEVPQVRNFDVTVPEGKVWVMGDNRNHSADSRAHMEIDGGFIDMADLEGKAAVIAWPLSRITTLDNYPDVFRNVPAAP; translated from the coding sequence ATGCCCGAGAACCACCCGTGGACCCCCGAGCCGCGTCGGGACGGCGCTCCGGATTCCCCGGCCAGCGCTGCGCCGGAAGCAGTTTCGGGTCCCGAAGCACCTTCTCCCGCTGCAGGCAGCCGGGCCGAAGCCAGGGCCGCCGACGAAAAAAGCGGCGGCGGCCAGATGCTCGCCTGGCTGAAGGAAATAGCCACAGTGGTGGTCATCGCCGTCGTGCTTTCCTTCCTGATCAAAACCTTCCTGTTCCGGGCTTTCTTCATCCCCTCCGAATCCATGGTGAACACGCTGGATGTTGACGACCGGATCTTCGTTAACCTCCTGGTGCCTGAACCCTTCTCACTGAGCCGCGGGGACGTTGTGGTTTTCCGCGACACCAAAGGCTGGCTGCCGGCCGCGCCGGAAAAGACGGAGGGACCGTTCACCTGGGTGCAGGACGGACTTACCTTTGTTGGCCTCCTGCCGGACAACTCAGAGCAACACCTGGTCAAAAGGGTCATCGGGCTGCCGGGGGACCATGTCGTCTGCTGTGATGCCGGCGGTAAACTGACGATTAACGGGACCGCCGTCGACGAGAAGTACATCAATTCGGCCGAGGTCCCGCAGGTCCGCAACTTCGATGTCACTGTCCCCGAAGGCAAGGTGTGGGTGATGGGCGATAACCGCAACCACTCAGCCGACTCCCGCGCCCACATGGAGATCGACGGCGGGTTCATCGACATGGCAGACCTTGAAGGCAAGGCCGCCGTGATCGCGTGGCCGCTGAGCCGGATCACCACCCTGGACAACTACCCGGATGTGTTCCGGAACGTGCCGGCGGCACCCTGA
- the lepB gene encoding signal peptidase I: MDQIKRQPANTGWRFVFLAFVLALAVSGLVRSLWLDVYYIPSESMEPLLQGGDRILVSRTDFRAESVRRGDIVVFDGRGTFAPLNSGKGALVDTAAGISQWLGLTGSDTTYVKRVIGLPGDSVVCCDAGGKITVNGEPLAEPYVFRGDVPSTQKFSAEVPEGRLWLLGDHRSVSADSRSLLGAPGGGMVPLDRVIGRPVRIVWPLDRFAALPRPPAAGPITQNGQ; this comes from the coding sequence ATGGACCAGATAAAACGCCAGCCCGCCAATACGGGCTGGCGTTTTGTGTTCCTTGCCTTTGTGCTGGCCCTGGCAGTCAGCGGTCTGGTCCGGTCACTCTGGCTCGACGTCTACTACATTCCGTCCGAGTCCATGGAACCGCTCCTCCAGGGCGGGGACCGCATCCTCGTCTCGCGCACCGATTTCAGGGCCGAATCGGTCCGGCGCGGGGACATCGTGGTCTTTGACGGCCGGGGCACTTTCGCACCGCTCAACAGCGGTAAGGGCGCACTGGTGGATACCGCCGCGGGCATCAGCCAATGGCTTGGCCTGACGGGCAGCGACACCACCTATGTAAAACGCGTCATCGGACTTCCGGGGGACTCCGTGGTCTGTTGTGACGCCGGCGGGAAAATCACCGTCAACGGTGAACCACTGGCCGAACCCTACGTCTTCCGCGGGGATGTACCCAGCACACAAAAGTTCAGTGCAGAGGTGCCGGAGGGGCGCTTGTGGCTGCTGGGCGACCACCGGTCCGTGTCCGCCGACTCCCGGAGCCTGCTTGGTGCCCCCGGCGGAGGTATGGTGCCGTTGGACAGGGTGATTGGCAGGCCGGTCCGGATCGTCTGGCCGCTTGATAGATTTGCTGCATTACCTCGGCCGCCAGCGGCAGGGCCAATAACACAGAACGGACAGTAG